A window of Dehalobacter sp. genomic DNA:
ACCGGTCGTAGGTATCCGATAAAGGTGGCTGTATGTGTAAGCCATCAGCTCATTGGATTTTTTAGTGGCCGCGTAGAGGCTGACCGGATTATCCACCCTGTCTCCAGTGGCAAAAGGCACTTTGTTGTTTGCCCCGTAGACCGAGCTGGAAGACGCGTACAGCAGATGCTGAACGGAATGATGCCTGCAGTTTTCAAGTATATTTAGAAAACCTACAATATTGGACTGAATGTAAACCTCCGGGTTTTCAATGCTGTAGCGCACACCGGCCTGCGCTGCCAGGTTTATGACCACATCAATGCGGTTTTCACTGAACAGGGCTTCCAAAGTATTTTTTTCAGCCAGGTCCATTTGGTAAAAGGTGAAATGCTCGTATTTTTTTAGGACGTCCAATCTCGCGGATTTCAGCCGGACATCATAATAATCATTCATATTATCAAGGCCAATAACGGTACAGCCAAGTTCTAAAAGCTTTTTAGACAGATGCATACCTATAAAACCAGCCGCGCCTGTCACCAAATATATTTTTTTAACATCAACCGGTCTCAGCTGCATCACTATACACCTACACCATAATATTTGAATCCCTTACTGATTATAATCTTTTTATCATAAA
This region includes:
- a CDS encoding SDR family NAD(P)-dependent oxidoreductase, which translates into the protein MQLRPVDVKKIYLVTGAAGFIGMHLSKKLLELGCTVIGLDNMNDYYDVRLKSARLDVLKKYEHFTFYQMDLAEKNTLEALFSENRIDVVINLAAQAGVRYSIENPEVYIQSNIVGFLNILENCRHHSVQHLLYASSSSVYGANNKVPFATGDRVDNPVSLYAATKKSNELMAYTYSHLYRIPTTGLRLFTVYGPYGRPDMAYFSFTKAIMENKPIRVFNNGDMYRDFTYIDDVVNGILPLLENSPVLNMEGVPYKIYNIGNNRPEKLLDFIAVIENAVGKKAVMEFCPMQPGDVYRTYADVTDLVVDAGFRPNTGIG